One region of Metallosphaera sedula DSM 5348 genomic DNA includes:
- a CDS encoding alkaline phosphatase family protein: MNVEPNLNRSVYTLALEIRNALYGRSPVGISDLDKDRIALVLVDGLGYSLAEKVGIRAEKIHSVFPTITVTVLTTLLTATPPGIHGIMGWRVLNRREGRIDNLLGNQDVELRNLVQAEPYLPRDSVILAPAGRPSSTLFKSLVGNVTAYYSPWDAFTQAKEIAERKNPRFMFIYLPFVDSVSHHFGPYSENTMRTAMEVYRLVETFGRDLSEKYSVVMTADHGHVPIEGNVMIGNDILDHVDLPPFGDHRNLMLMSRRDPSEYLSKYGLITLNREKLKELTGGENVPDYAGVPQDNRLYSYWRDEEEMGYRGSHGGMTREEIEIPLVVWQK, from the coding sequence ATGAACGTCGAGCCTAACCTTAATCGAAGCGTCTACACCCTAGCCCTTGAAATAAGGAATGCGCTCTACGGGAGGTCTCCCGTGGGCATCTCCGACCTCGATAAGGACAGGATAGCCCTCGTCCTTGTGGATGGGCTGGGTTACTCCCTGGCAGAGAAGGTTGGAATAAGGGCAGAGAAAATACATTCAGTCTTTCCCACGATAACAGTCACCGTTCTAACGACGTTATTGACTGCGACCCCACCAGGCATTCACGGGATTATGGGATGGAGAGTTCTGAACAGGAGAGAGGGGAGGATAGATAACCTCCTTGGAAATCAAGACGTTGAGTTAAGGAATCTGGTGCAAGCAGAACCCTATCTCCCAAGGGATTCCGTGATACTGGCACCTGCTGGAAGGCCCTCTTCTACCCTGTTTAAGTCATTGGTGGGCAACGTAACAGCTTACTACTCACCATGGGACGCGTTCACGCAGGCGAAGGAAATAGCTGAGAGGAAGAATCCAAGGTTCATGTTCATCTATCTCCCCTTCGTAGACTCAGTGAGTCATCACTTTGGGCCCTACTCTGAAAACACCATGAGGACCGCAATGGAGGTGTACAGACTTGTAGAGACCTTCGGAAGGGATCTCTCAGAGAAGTATAGTGTCGTGATGACTGCCGATCACGGCCACGTGCCCATAGAGGGTAACGTGATGATAGGTAACGACATACTTGACCACGTGGATCTACCGCCCTTTGGGGATCACAGGAACCTGATGTTGATGTCAAGAAGGGATCCTAGTGAATACCTTTCGAAGTATGGCCTAATCACGCTGAACAGGGAAAAGCTAAAGGAGCTAACAGGGGGAGAGAACGTTCCTGATTACGCAGGTGTACCACAGGATAACAGGCTATACTCCTACTGGAGAGACGAGGAGGAGATGGGTTACAGGGGATCCCACGGTGGAATGACTAGGGAAGAGATTGAGATACCCCTCGTCGTGTGGCAAAAATGA
- a CDS encoding MFS transporter yields MNPTNPLRDYEEKKLGIFHLKTTLLAGAGQIVDGYDLTAAALVLSLVEASFTGYNLAEVSLILFLSITLGNLVGGLVFGYLVKHGRKRFYGIDATLMTLGALLQAFVQDPYQLAILRFLLGVGIGADYVLSPLINAEYANRKDRGKLLALSGGFMWNVGALVSVVVTLAVSQAVPQDMLWRIVLASGAIPAIAVIYGRRKFPETPQYLAFVKGDSKELEEKYNLYASNLSLGKVAIKAFLPTLIFASVTWYLFDVSAYSGVFFGPSVIAKDLGINGLLFELIILGGFAVPWNLVSAGLNDRLGRRALQAIGFAGMGTFTLLFAFLFGRTQALESLLLYGFSTVFSQLGPGTVVGFWGVELFPAEIRGITQGVTVMSGRLGVLTTTFLFPLIISSYGIVTTMMILAGLSFVAVFATLLLPEPNQVSLAERELQLRGLPNLEEK; encoded by the coding sequence ATGAACCCTACAAACCCTTTAAGGGATTACGAGGAAAAGAAGCTCGGAATTTTTCATCTTAAGACTACCCTTCTCGCAGGGGCGGGACAGATAGTTGATGGTTACGATCTAACCGCAGCTGCTCTGGTGCTCTCCCTCGTGGAGGCCTCGTTCACGGGTTACAATCTTGCAGAGGTTTCTCTCATTCTTTTCCTTAGTATAACCCTTGGAAACTTAGTTGGAGGACTAGTTTTTGGGTATCTGGTTAAGCATGGAAGGAAAAGGTTTTACGGGATAGATGCCACTCTCATGACACTCGGGGCCCTCCTCCAGGCATTCGTTCAAGACCCCTATCAGCTGGCGATTCTGAGGTTCCTCCTAGGGGTAGGAATAGGTGCAGATTACGTTCTATCTCCTCTGATTAACGCGGAGTATGCCAACAGAAAGGATAGGGGTAAGCTCCTGGCACTGTCGGGCGGTTTCATGTGGAACGTTGGGGCCCTAGTTTCGGTCGTGGTTACCTTAGCCGTGTCACAGGCCGTTCCGCAGGACATGTTGTGGAGAATAGTCCTAGCCTCAGGTGCAATTCCGGCCATAGCTGTCATATACGGGAGGAGGAAGTTCCCTGAGACACCGCAATACCTCGCTTTCGTAAAGGGAGATTCCAAGGAACTTGAGGAGAAGTACAACCTATATGCTAGCAATCTCAGCCTAGGAAAGGTGGCCATCAAGGCCTTCCTCCCAACCTTGATATTTGCCTCAGTGACATGGTATCTCTTCGACGTTTCTGCGTATTCAGGAGTTTTCTTTGGACCAAGTGTTATAGCCAAGGATCTAGGTATTAATGGCCTCCTGTTCGAGCTAATTATCCTAGGAGGCTTCGCAGTTCCGTGGAACCTGGTGAGTGCAGGCCTAAACGACAGACTTGGAAGGAGAGCCCTGCAGGCAATAGGTTTCGCAGGAATGGGAACGTTCACTCTCCTCTTTGCTTTCCTCTTCGGCAGAACTCAGGCATTAGAGTCGCTTCTCCTCTACGGTTTTAGCACGGTCTTTTCTCAGCTGGGACCTGGTACTGTGGTCGGATTCTGGGGAGTTGAACTATTCCCAGCTGAGATAAGGGGTATAACCCAGGGGGTCACGGTCATGTCCGGAAGGCTCGGGGTGCTAACAACAACCTTCCTATTCCCGCTTATCATTTCCAGTTACGGGATAGTTACCACGATGATGATTTTAGCAGGTCTATCCTTCGTGGCGGTGTTTGCGACCCTGCTATTGCCTGAACCCAACCAGGTTAGCCTCGCAGAGAGGGAGCTTCAGCTTAGGGGTTTGCCCAACCTGGAGGAGAAGTAA
- a CDS encoding energy-coupling factor transporter transmembrane component T family protein: MISIVEQVVSWGLVIFGTFTPIYFLFKVLGFSGFQGLTSYIPGNTPLHRLSPMTKLVILVGITLTASSSICWVGALEGLALLPLFYPLKLVRKVAGFSFTQVVGMAWGFAVFTSPSVLSLIFHSYNVVWVFPSYFQYLGYVPELSVQALEYGFQTAMRVWAMLLASSLLLVTTTPTDVMRTLERLGLPESLTLSIMVGMAFVPRVFSTMDESYRLQQLRGEGILNGVKTVYRSVIPVAIFLFRRARITGLSLETRAFGKRRRRLGEVKISRFDLEVMIAVFSFTMIDLVLVAIGVIPAIPFR; the protein is encoded by the coding sequence ATGATATCAATAGTGGAGCAAGTGGTTAGCTGGGGACTCGTCATCTTCGGAACCTTCACTCCAATCTATTTCCTGTTCAAGGTTTTGGGTTTCTCCGGATTTCAAGGACTTACCTCGTACATCCCCGGTAACACTCCACTTCACAGGCTTAGCCCCATGACGAAGCTAGTCATCCTGGTGGGGATAACCTTGACTGCCTCTTCGTCGATCTGTTGGGTTGGTGCCCTGGAGGGGCTAGCATTACTGCCCCTCTTCTACCCCCTGAAACTAGTCAGGAAAGTCGCGGGGTTCAGCTTCACTCAAGTCGTGGGTATGGCCTGGGGTTTCGCGGTCTTCACTTCACCGTCTGTGCTATCGCTCATTTTCCATTCCTATAACGTGGTGTGGGTGTTTCCAAGTTATTTTCAGTACCTTGGATACGTCCCAGAGTTAAGCGTCCAGGCCCTTGAGTACGGATTTCAGACAGCCATGAGGGTTTGGGCCATGCTCCTCGCGTCATCGCTTCTCCTGGTTACTACAACTCCCACAGACGTGATGAGAACTCTTGAAAGGTTAGGACTCCCAGAGTCGCTCACGCTCTCGATCATGGTAGGGATGGCCTTCGTTCCAAGGGTGTTCTCGACGATGGATGAGTCCTACAGGCTACAACAGCTGAGGGGAGAAGGTATCCTGAACGGCGTGAAGACAGTGTACAGATCCGTGATCCCGGTGGCCATCTTCCTGTTCAGGAGGGCTAGGATAACAGGATTATCACTTGAGACGAGGGCTTTCGGAAAGAGAAGGAGAAGACTAGGTGAAGTGAAGATTTCGCGTTTCGACCTAGAGGTCATGATCGCAGTTTTTTCATTTACGATGATTGACTTAGTACTCGTGGCAATTGGAGTGATACCAGCGATACCATTTAGGTAA
- a CDS encoding ABC transporter ATP-binding protein, producing MLELSGVEVTYPGRDGPALRIPRLEVRRGEIVLVTGRTGSGKSTLLNLLNGIIPRVIEAEIKGEIRIEGKGIRPGDDPPIVIGTLFQDPDAQLINEYVEDEIGFGLENLGYPPEEVGIRVKEIAEVLKISHLLHRETRKLSLGEKQVVVLASILAMKPELLVLDEPTSNLDPWETKLILRYIRELGITTIVAEHKPVFRSIATRVINLVDGTPMEQEVRIEYPPRPASRVEDRIKLSAEILVRDGERVILNTKLKLGPGTTTLLGRNGSGKTTLLRGIAGLLPRNFNLEGRVQVNGVDVLRLPPSKRGRIIGYLPQDIQLIFSRSTVAKELESCLHGGDPEPLLRRFGLERFKDEDPFMLSTGQARRLAIACLMGRGVEIILLDEPTTGQDVESRIQIGEELRALERTILLTTHDPRFAEAFADEVLLLENGEVRKVGLGEIHDINSGASG from the coding sequence GTGCTAGAGCTCTCAGGGGTTGAGGTGACCTATCCGGGAAGGGATGGACCCGCCCTCAGAATTCCCAGGCTAGAGGTTAGGAGGGGAGAGATAGTCCTTGTGACAGGAAGGACTGGATCGGGTAAATCAACGCTTCTGAACCTGCTTAACGGTATCATACCCAGGGTAATTGAGGCCGAGATTAAGGGAGAAATAAGGATTGAGGGAAAAGGGATCAGACCTGGAGACGACCCTCCAATAGTGATTGGTACCCTGTTTCAGGATCCTGACGCTCAACTGATCAACGAGTATGTAGAGGACGAGATAGGTTTTGGGCTTGAGAACCTGGGATATCCGCCTGAGGAAGTGGGGATCAGGGTAAAGGAAATCGCGGAGGTCCTGAAGATATCTCATCTACTACACAGGGAGACCCGTAAACTCTCGCTTGGGGAGAAGCAGGTTGTTGTCTTGGCCAGCATTCTCGCGATGAAACCTGAGCTACTTGTTCTCGATGAGCCCACCTCTAATCTCGATCCCTGGGAGACGAAACTAATCCTGCGGTACATACGTGAACTTGGGATTACCACGATAGTGGCTGAGCACAAACCTGTGTTTAGGTCAATCGCCACGAGGGTGATTAACCTGGTGGATGGAACCCCTATGGAGCAAGAGGTCAGGATAGAATATCCTCCTCGCCCAGCTTCACGGGTTGAGGATAGGATCAAGCTCTCTGCTGAGATCTTGGTAAGGGATGGGGAAAGGGTTATCCTGAACACGAAACTGAAACTAGGCCCTGGAACCACAACACTACTGGGAAGGAACGGATCAGGGAAGACGACCTTGCTGAGGGGGATTGCAGGTCTTCTTCCTAGGAATTTCAACTTGGAGGGTCGTGTTCAGGTGAACGGAGTTGACGTGTTAAGGCTCCCCCCTAGTAAGAGGGGGAGGATCATAGGATATCTACCTCAGGACATTCAGTTAATATTTTCCAGGAGCACTGTCGCAAAGGAACTTGAGTCATGTCTTCATGGAGGAGATCCTGAACCTCTCCTAAGACGCTTTGGCCTGGAGAGGTTTAAGGATGAGGATCCATTCATGCTCTCCACGGGACAGGCGAGAAGATTGGCGATTGCCTGTCTCATGGGCAGGGGAGTTGAGATCATACTCCTTGACGAGCCGACCACGGGACAGGACGTAGAAAGCAGGATACAGATAGGGGAAGAGTTGAGAGCCTTGGAGAGGACAATTCTCCTAACCACTCACGATCCACGCTTCGCTGAGGCCTTCGCCGATGAGGTACTCCTGCTGGAGAATGGGGAAGTCAGGAAAGTGGGATTGGGTGAGATTCATGATATCAATAGTGGAGCAAGTGGTTAG
- a CDS encoding YncE family protein — MKIFLVNLILLILLAVSATQISQIPSASGPSYGVYVNGKVYVIAQSSNLLQVIQGNTVTMNYTLPSYSGAVPFRIAYLDGDFYIIYQKGSLVQWNGNVVKTFNIPEVGKFPAIISAGNYVVVTASYGNKIYLVSPSGNLTSITVMNGPQALAYDNQTNTLYVGGYDTNLVYGISLSTLKAIYNFTLNATTVDAMAFIPPDELAVATYAQQVEILNATTGKVLQVFNIPTFGVNGYSCMVYVPTNDSLYLSVAHKNNVVAVMNLKTGGVSLITVGNSPNGIVYDPMDHSIYVMNYGSNTISMIPVSVQGSNASNTLNIYYVLAVIAVVIVVILGIIAVRRK; from the coding sequence ATGAAAATATTTCTAGTTAACCTTATTTTGCTCATACTCTTGGCCGTTAGCGCGACACAGATTAGTCAAATTCCATCTGCTTCAGGACCTAGTTACGGTGTGTACGTAAACGGGAAAGTTTACGTGATAGCCCAGTCAAGCAACTTGCTCCAGGTGATTCAGGGGAACACGGTGACCATGAACTACACGCTCCCGTCTTACTCGGGTGCAGTCCCCTTCAGGATAGCCTACCTAGATGGAGACTTCTACATTATATATCAAAAGGGTTCCCTTGTCCAGTGGAACGGTAACGTCGTCAAAACTTTCAATATACCTGAAGTAGGTAAATTCCCCGCTATAATCAGTGCAGGCAACTACGTCGTGGTCACTGCCTCCTACGGGAATAAGATATATCTGGTGTCCCCTTCGGGGAACCTCACCTCAATTACGGTTATGAACGGACCGCAGGCATTGGCATATGACAATCAGACTAACACTTTATACGTAGGAGGATACGACACGAACCTGGTTTACGGAATCTCCCTGAGCACCCTAAAGGCGATTTACAACTTCACATTGAACGCCACGACAGTTGACGCCATGGCCTTCATCCCTCCGGACGAGCTTGCGGTTGCAACTTACGCGCAACAGGTTGAGATCCTGAACGCAACAACGGGGAAGGTCCTTCAAGTGTTCAACATCCCAACCTTCGGAGTAAATGGCTACTCATGCATGGTTTACGTTCCCACCAACGATTCACTTTACCTCTCGGTTGCACATAAGAACAACGTTGTTGCGGTCATGAACCTTAAGACGGGGGGAGTGAGTTTGATCACGGTTGGGAACTCACCCAATGGGATAGTTTACGATCCCATGGACCACTCAATCTACGTCATGAATTACGGTTCCAACACAATTTCCATGATCCCAGTATCTGTGCAAGGCTCCAACGCAAGTAACACCTTAAATATCTACTACGTGCTAGCCGTGATCGCAGTGGTGATAGTGGTAATCCTAGGGATAATTGCGGTGAGGAGGAAATGA
- a CDS encoding protease pro-enzyme activation domain-containing protein translates to MGKTFLAQLTLYLFIFSVVTPALISVANTGTLVHETLSTRLPSFKETNLSGNTPVIASIYIPLRNLNLLYYYAEQVSNPGSPLYHKFLSPSQVKNLFYPSAEFSSVMNYLASHHVHVMFTAADSVIVVQGTASQLSQVLGIHYVLMSNGTTYYYTAMGTPKVPGIVISSNVSALFFSHPSTLFTQSDVNKLRETVNQPNLTAPIEAYKLTELRGVYNVSSLISKGVNGTNYTVGILDFYGDPYIQQQLAYFDKIYNVPAPPNFSIIPIGPYDPNLGITQGWAGEISLDVESAHAMAPGANIVLYIANGNLPLSSVIAEIVSQDKVDTLSQSFSIPDEFIPEFSGSLFYQCVVLTDQYYAMGNAEGITFLASSGDGGGSGYSAGPLGSVGYPASSPFVTAMGGTTTYITFGGFSFNVTAWSNYGFVPPGVNYGGSTGGISQVEPKPYYQWGLTTPKGFPNGKEIPDISANADVYPGIYIVCPGNVTAISGGTSEASPLTAGLLTLVMQYTHSKLGNINPDLYYLAKADYQKAFYPITFGYNIPWVASYGYNLVTGWGQLNVGEFASLVKDVPSSLSIMVNVSNTTILPGQTLGVKANVTLNGQAVNSGSFYVTLETVSGNVTTVKLNDEGSGIWSASLGVPENDTGITFVTVWGESNGTSGYGIVETYSGYFVQFLFPAPYQVCWTGSGINVVVNVTSPSGGIAPNTTVLNLNVYSYNVTNNSFTLVNQTSLTFNPVFNAWSGMIQGNFPAGPLLLQVVNAYGYDAIFNGIGLNSFFILSPTIAEPGTVYPGQDIIIEGGLTPPTNLVSSAPRTASDLMTGSNVTAELLYNGQVISKTQVLYTGTTYLGYLRVPENASPGLYTILLFASYDSYTLNETIPGFYYGQIYVGSRVVTPLNFSNTYVIQGSTLYIYSNITANGKVVKYGMFSATVFPTLLTQEYSLISTVLEVPLWYNSTSGLWTGNVTLPSTLSLGNLTYLGNSYFAEPFKVLVTGVSAYGGVTSTNVSNSREFFVEPYTLITNDPSYTAVQTYDSAFQNDTLTVNGNLVNDLFLGNNTIINSHVTITLSNVTGTLILRNTQATLVNVLANKLVLINSTVRLIDSQVQDLVALSSVVSPIQTRITSITPGPPIIQLGIAPYQNITGNVTISITVQGQDVEQVLVYLDGQLLASFQGNGTHEVNLDTLKYADGTHEISVTANQADGLNSTVTTNVVFENQLQSVSQKVSNLNETLTQGISTAHSTANVGEIVAIVALILAIVGIALDFRRR, encoded by the coding sequence ATGGGTAAAACTTTTCTAGCTCAATTGACCCTATACCTCTTTATTTTTTCAGTTGTAACCCCGGCTTTAATCAGTGTTGCGAACACTGGTACCCTTGTCCATGAAACACTATCAACTAGATTACCGAGTTTCAAGGAGACCAACCTTTCTGGTAATACTCCCGTGATCGCCTCAATATACATCCCCTTGAGGAACTTAAACCTTCTCTATTACTACGCGGAGCAGGTATCAAACCCCGGGTCGCCCCTTTACCACAAGTTCCTATCGCCCTCCCAGGTGAAGAATCTATTCTATCCTAGCGCGGAGTTTTCCAGTGTCATGAATTACCTAGCCAGTCACCATGTTCACGTAATGTTTACGGCCGCAGATTCTGTTATAGTGGTTCAGGGAACCGCATCACAACTCTCACAGGTGTTGGGTATCCATTATGTTCTCATGAGCAACGGAACAACTTACTACTACACGGCAATGGGAACCCCAAAGGTGCCTGGAATAGTTATATCAAGTAATGTCTCAGCCCTTTTCTTCTCTCATCCATCAACTCTTTTCACTCAGAGCGACGTTAACAAGCTTAGGGAGACAGTTAATCAACCAAATTTAACTGCGCCCATAGAGGCGTATAAACTAACTGAGTTGAGAGGAGTCTACAATGTTTCCTCCCTGATCAGCAAGGGAGTGAATGGTACCAACTACACTGTTGGAATCTTAGATTTTTACGGTGATCCATACATCCAGCAACAGTTAGCATATTTCGACAAGATATACAACGTTCCAGCTCCTCCTAACTTCTCGATTATACCCATTGGTCCCTACGATCCCAACCTAGGCATTACCCAGGGGTGGGCGGGTGAGATAAGCTTAGATGTGGAGTCGGCCCATGCCATGGCACCAGGTGCAAATATTGTGCTTTACATAGCTAATGGGAATTTGCCCCTTTCCTCCGTCATTGCCGAGATAGTGTCCCAGGACAAAGTGGATACGCTTTCCCAGAGCTTTTCGATACCTGACGAGTTCATACCTGAGTTTTCGGGTTCGCTGTTTTATCAGTGCGTCGTTCTCACTGATCAATACTATGCCATGGGTAATGCCGAGGGAATAACGTTCCTAGCTTCCAGCGGAGACGGTGGGGGTAGCGGATACAGTGCAGGTCCCCTAGGTTCCGTGGGCTATCCAGCGAGCTCGCCCTTTGTCACGGCCATGGGTGGTACCACAACCTACATAACCTTTGGAGGATTCTCCTTCAATGTTACAGCATGGTCCAATTATGGTTTTGTGCCTCCAGGCGTGAATTACGGAGGTAGTACTGGAGGGATTAGTCAGGTCGAACCAAAGCCCTACTATCAGTGGGGGCTTACTACCCCGAAGGGTTTTCCCAACGGTAAGGAAATTCCCGATATCTCAGCCAACGCCGATGTTTACCCTGGAATCTACATTGTGTGTCCAGGGAACGTAACTGCAATCTCTGGAGGCACGAGCGAGGCCTCACCTTTAACTGCCGGGCTTCTCACCTTGGTGATGCAGTATACCCACTCCAAGCTCGGGAACATAAACCCTGATCTTTACTATCTCGCAAAAGCAGATTATCAGAAGGCCTTCTACCCTATTACCTTCGGTTATAACATACCGTGGGTTGCGTCCTACGGCTACAACCTAGTCACGGGATGGGGACAACTCAACGTTGGAGAGTTCGCCTCCCTAGTGAAGGATGTACCCAGTTCCCTATCCATCATGGTTAACGTGTCCAATACCACTATCCTTCCAGGACAGACCCTAGGTGTAAAGGCTAACGTCACCCTCAATGGGCAGGCGGTGAATAGCGGTAGCTTTTACGTTACGTTGGAAACGGTTAGTGGGAACGTCACTACGGTGAAGCTAAACGACGAGGGATCAGGTATCTGGTCAGCTAGTCTAGGTGTACCTGAGAACGATACCGGTATCACTTTTGTGACTGTGTGGGGAGAGTCCAATGGGACTAGCGGATACGGAATTGTGGAGACATATTCCGGTTACTTCGTTCAGTTCCTATTCCCAGCTCCCTATCAGGTATGCTGGACTGGCTCGGGCATAAACGTTGTGGTCAACGTTACAAGTCCCTCTGGAGGGATTGCCCCCAATACCACAGTCCTGAATCTAAACGTGTATTCGTATAACGTAACCAATAACTCCTTTACCCTCGTCAATCAAACCTCCCTAACCTTCAACCCCGTGTTTAATGCGTGGAGTGGTATGATACAGGGCAATTTCCCCGCTGGTCCTCTTCTTCTACAGGTGGTTAATGCCTACGGCTACGACGCAATCTTTAACGGGATAGGCCTCAACTCTTTCTTCATCCTTTCCCCAACCATAGCCGAGCCCGGCACCGTCTATCCAGGTCAGGACATCATTATCGAGGGAGGGCTGACTCCACCCACTAACCTAGTGTCGTCAGCTCCTAGGACGGCAAGCGACCTGATGACCGGTTCCAACGTCACCGCGGAACTTCTATATAACGGTCAAGTGATATCTAAGACTCAGGTCCTCTACACGGGGACGACCTATCTAGGTTACCTGAGAGTTCCAGAAAACGCCAGCCCCGGACTCTACACTATCCTCCTCTTCGCGTCCTACGACTCGTATACCCTGAACGAGACAATTCCTGGGTTTTACTACGGTCAGATCTACGTTGGATCCAGGGTTGTGACGCCACTAAACTTCTCTAATACCTACGTGATCCAGGGATCTACACTCTACATTTACAGCAATATAACAGCTAATGGGAAGGTTGTCAAGTATGGAATGTTCTCCGCCACCGTGTTCCCTACACTCCTTACCCAAGAGTACTCGTTGATCTCGACTGTGCTAGAGGTTCCACTGTGGTATAACTCCACTAGCGGGTTGTGGACCGGAAACGTTACCCTGCCCTCAACGTTATCCCTAGGTAACTTGACCTATCTAGGTAATTCCTACTTTGCTGAGCCCTTTAAGGTTCTAGTCACTGGAGTTTCAGCCTACGGGGGTGTCACATCTACCAACGTCTCCAATTCGAGAGAATTCTTCGTGGAACCCTACACCCTGATCACTAACGATCCGTCATATACAGCTGTCCAGACTTATGATTCAGCGTTCCAGAACGACACGCTTACCGTTAATGGGAACCTGGTGAACGATCTCTTCCTGGGGAATAATACCATAATTAATAGTCACGTAACAATTACCCTATCCAACGTTACTGGAACGCTTATACTGAGGAACACTCAGGCCACGCTGGTAAATGTGTTGGCCAATAAACTAGTCCTGATTAACAGTACTGTGAGGCTAATCGATTCCCAGGTCCAAGACCTAGTGGCCCTCTCCTCCGTGGTATCACCTATCCAAACTAGAATAACCAGCATAACTCCGGGACCTCCCATAATACAGCTGGGAATTGCCCCCTATCAGAACATCACTGGAAACGTGACAATTTCAATCACGGTACAGGGACAGGACGTGGAACAGGTCCTGGTGTATCTAGACGGACAGTTGCTAGCAAGTTTTCAAGGTAATGGAACTCACGAAGTTAACCTTGACACCCTCAAATACGCTGACGGGACGCACGAGATTAGCGTTACGGCTAATCAGGCTGACGGTCTTAACTCGACGGTAACCACGAACGTGGTATTTGAGAACCAGCTACAATCCGTGTCGCAGAAGGTTTCAAATCTCAACGAGACACTAACTCAGGGAATTTCGACGGCTCACAGTACGGCAAATGTAGGGGAGATAGTGGCAATAGTTGCCCTAATTCTGGCGATCGTGGGTATAGCCCTGGACTTTAGAAGGAGATAG
- a CDS encoding MFS transporter, producing the protein MDRRFFLTTGLVAMLFNSVYQYSWNAFFPLLVKGFHASASSVEVGFALFVISSTSFQVLSGRISDLRGPRVMGSLGVLAFSFGLILSSLIPSLPLFYATWTLGSIGEGVLYGISLNLAIKWYAERRGLASGLVSMGFGLGGALVNPLIELSNNFRSSMLAIGVASLILLPLFLLSRYPSDVRGSSPGETLRETRFWLIYVSFVLASLPLLVASSSLGELGQYLNSVEYTIATIYFPIASGVGRPIMGYLTDRLGRLRGIDYMTAGILLGTSLVVIGFLGRNLLLLAGIALVGIMGGTTYPLYSALVGDLYGPRYSTANTSLLYTGKIVSGVLGSLIFSSLFQYSNVLGLGFIMGATALSTVSLALLHRITRGAS; encoded by the coding sequence ATGGACAGGAGATTTTTCCTGACCACTGGCCTAGTGGCAATGCTATTCAATTCCGTGTATCAGTACTCATGGAACGCCTTCTTTCCGTTGCTCGTGAAGGGTTTCCATGCATCTGCAAGCTCCGTAGAGGTCGGCTTTGCGCTGTTCGTGATTTCCTCGACGTCATTTCAAGTGTTGAGTGGAAGGATTTCAGACCTCAGGGGACCTAGAGTGATGGGTTCCCTTGGTGTTCTTGCCTTCTCCTTCGGCCTAATCCTGAGTTCGTTGATACCAAGTCTCCCCCTCTTTTACGCCACCTGGACCCTAGGTAGTATCGGTGAAGGAGTTCTTTACGGGATTTCCCTGAACCTAGCCATCAAGTGGTACGCGGAAAGAAGGGGGTTGGCCTCAGGTCTAGTTTCCATGGGCTTCGGCTTAGGGGGAGCCCTCGTCAATCCCCTTATTGAGCTCTCCAACAATTTCAGAAGTTCCATGTTAGCAATTGGCGTCGCCTCTTTGATCCTTCTCCCGCTCTTTCTTCTCTCAAGATACCCAAGTGACGTGAGGGGTTCATCTCCAGGGGAAACTTTGAGGGAGACCAGGTTTTGGCTCATCTACGTATCCTTCGTTCTAGCCTCTCTTCCCTTACTTGTTGCGTCTTCCTCTCTAGGAGAACTAGGTCAGTACCTCAACAGCGTGGAATACACGATTGCCACCATATACTTTCCAATAGCCAGCGGAGTGGGAAGGCCTATCATGGGGTACCTCACCGACCGTCTCGGGAGATTAAGGGGAATAGACTACATGACCGCGGGTATCCTGCTAGGAACATCCCTCGTGGTGATTGGGTTCCTGGGAAGAAACCTGCTCCTACTGGCGGGGATAGCCCTGGTGGGAATAATGGGAGGAACTACTTACCCCCTTTACTCAGCGCTGGTGGGAGACTTGTACGGGCCTAGATACTCCACCGCAAACACTTCCCTCCTCTACACTGGTAAGATAGTCTCAGGGGTTCTAGGAAGCCTCATCTTTTCCTCGCTGTTTCAGTACAGTAATGTCCTTGGATTGGGTTTTATCATGGGGGCGACAGCCCTGTCTACGGTTTCGCTCGCTCTACTTCATAGAATCACAAGAGGAGCAAGCTAA